The following coding sequences are from one Bradyrhizobium sp. WSM471 window:
- a CDS encoding 3-hydroxyacyl-CoA dehydrogenase NAD-binding domain-containing protein, with translation MDSRIMTALGDRVLELGPKLAADGPYKHFKLTRDADGVAWLLFDRADASANTLSSDVMEEFDAVLAAIETERPAGLVIRSAKPSGFIAGADVNEFRGADDAGMVETRIRAAHAVVDHLEALKLPTVAVIHGFCLGGGLEVALACQSRIAIDGARFGFPEVMLGLHPGLGGTARFTALVNPTQSMALMLTGRTIDARRAKSLGLLDTVTQERHVRNAVKDALFGRLKRARPGFLTRAANFGPVRGLLARRMRSEAAKAASREHYPAPYALIDLWETHGGSKAAMLRAEQASFAKLMVTPTAQNLIRVFFLREQMKKAAGSGNTIKHVHVIGAGAMGGDIAAWCAGQGLRISLADMKAEPIAGAVKRAAELYTKIIRKPTEVRDALDRLIPDMDGDGVRNADLIIEAVPEKLELKQKVYAGLEPRMKPGAILATNTSSIPLQDLRTTLARPERLVGLHFFNPVSRLQLVEVVSHDGNDAQVLKEALAFVGAIDRLPLPVKSSPGFLVNRALTPYMLEAMVMLDEKIDQRLIDAAAEQFGMPMGPIELADQVGLDICLDVGDMLRTKFGDLLPPTPAWLREKVAKGDLGRKTGKGFYVWRDGKAEKAPLPETGPRVTDQMIDRLVLPMSNVCVAALREGIVDDANMVDGAMIFGTGYAPFRGGPLNYARTRGVDHVVSTLRALAGRFGERFAPDPGWDNFK, from the coding sequence CGGCGATCGAGACCGAGCGTCCTGCCGGCCTCGTGATCCGCTCCGCAAAGCCGTCCGGCTTCATCGCGGGCGCCGACGTCAACGAATTTCGCGGCGCCGATGATGCCGGGATGGTGGAGACGCGGATCCGCGCCGCCCATGCCGTGGTCGACCATCTGGAAGCGCTGAAGTTGCCGACGGTCGCGGTGATCCACGGCTTCTGCCTCGGCGGCGGGCTCGAAGTCGCGCTCGCCTGCCAATCGCGCATCGCGATCGACGGCGCGCGCTTCGGCTTCCCCGAGGTGATGCTGGGCCTGCATCCCGGGCTCGGCGGCACCGCGCGTTTCACCGCGCTGGTCAATCCGACCCAATCCATGGCCTTGATGTTGACCGGCCGCACCATCGATGCCCGCCGTGCCAAATCGCTCGGCCTCCTCGACACCGTGACGCAGGAACGCCACGTTCGCAATGCCGTCAAGGATGCGCTGTTCGGCCGCCTCAAGCGGGCGCGGCCGGGCTTTCTGACGCGTGCGGCTAATTTCGGCCCGGTGCGCGGGCTGCTGGCCAGGCGGATGCGCTCGGAGGCGGCGAAGGCCGCGTCCCGCGAGCATTATCCGGCGCCCTATGCCTTGATCGATCTCTGGGAGACTCATGGCGGCAGCAAGGCCGCGATGCTCAGGGCAGAGCAGGCCTCGTTCGCCAAGCTGATGGTGACGCCGACCGCGCAGAATTTGATCCGCGTGTTCTTCCTCCGGGAGCAGATGAAGAAGGCGGCAGGCTCCGGCAACACGATCAAGCATGTCCACGTCATCGGCGCCGGCGCCATGGGCGGGGATATCGCGGCCTGGTGCGCGGGGCAGGGGCTGCGCATCTCGCTCGCCGACATGAAGGCGGAGCCGATTGCGGGCGCGGTCAAGCGCGCCGCCGAGCTCTACACCAAGATCATCCGCAAGCCGACCGAGGTGCGCGACGCGCTCGATCGCCTGATCCCCGACATGGACGGGGACGGCGTCCGCAACGCAGATCTCATCATCGAGGCGGTCCCGGAGAAGCTCGAGCTGAAGCAGAAGGTCTATGCCGGGCTCGAGCCGCGGATGAAGCCGGGCGCGATTCTCGCGACCAACACGTCGAGCATTCCACTCCAGGATTTGCGCACCACGCTGGCGCGGCCGGAGCGGCTGGTCGGCCTCCACTTCTTCAACCCGGTGTCGCGGTTGCAACTGGTCGAAGTCGTCAGCCATGACGGCAACGATGCGCAGGTGCTGAAGGAGGCACTCGCCTTCGTCGGCGCGATCGATCGGCTGCCTTTGCCGGTGAAGAGCTCGCCGGGATTCCTCGTCAACCGCGCGCTGACGCCTTACATGCTGGAAGCGATGGTGATGCTGGACGAGAAGATCGACCAGCGCCTGATCGACGCCGCCGCGGAGCAGTTCGGCATGCCGATGGGACCGATCGAACTGGCCGACCAGGTCGGGCTCGATATTTGTCTCGATGTCGGCGACATGCTGCGCACCAAGTTCGGCGATCTGCTGCCGCCGACGCCGGCTTGGCTGCGCGAGAAGGTCGCCAAGGGCGATCTCGGCCGCAAGACCGGCAAGGGCTTTTATGTCTGGCGCGACGGCAAGGCCGAGAAGGCGCCGTTGCCCGAAACCGGTCCGCGCGTCACTGACCAGATGATCGACCGCCTGGTGCTGCCGATGTCCAACGTCTGCGTTGCGGCGCTTCGCGAGGGTATCGTCGATGATGCCAACATGGTCGACGGCGCCATGATCTTCGGCACCGGTTATGCACCGTTCCGCGGCGGCCCGTTGAACTATGCGCGCACGCGTGGTGTCGATCATGTCGTATCCACCTTGCGCGCGCTGGCCGGAAGATTCGGCGAGCGCTTTGCACCGGATCCGGGCTGGGATAATTTCAAGTGA
- a CDS encoding acyl-CoA thioesterase produces MNEQANAGPSGDLCIRTLAMPADTNANGDIFGGWLLSQMDVGGGVFASKVAKSRTVTVAIEAMNFRKAVYVGDLVSVHANLVRVGRTSITVHLEAWALRRGEQQPFLVTDGNFTYVSIDEHGRPQPVRPTDTAIAT; encoded by the coding sequence ATGAACGAGCAAGCCAATGCCGGGCCGAGCGGCGATCTCTGCATCCGCACGCTGGCGATGCCTGCCGACACCAACGCAAACGGCGACATCTTCGGCGGCTGGCTGCTCAGCCAGATGGACGTCGGCGGCGGCGTGTTTGCGTCAAAGGTCGCAAAGTCGCGCACGGTGACCGTCGCCATCGAGGCGATGAATTTCCGCAAGGCCGTCTATGTCGGCGATCTCGTTTCGGTTCACGCCAACCTCGTTCGCGTCGGGCGCACCTCCATCACCGTGCATCTGGAAGCGTGGGCGCTGCGCCGCGGCGAGCAGCAACCGTTCCTCGTCACCGACGGCAACTTCACCTACGTGTCGATCGACGAGCACGGTCGTCCGCAACCGGTTCGCCCGACGGACACTGCGATCGCGACCTAA
- a CDS encoding nuclear transport factor 2 family protein: MTINRRDLALSTLAVPALAVSTLAVSALTTPVLAASADEEAVAKKVEAFRLAQIAADPKALGALCADEVSYSHSSGKVEDKATFVANATDGKSKFLSIEYKDPTIKVVGPAAIVRFHWVAEQEMAADGKKVPTNLHILMNWQKQGDDWKLLSRSATKL; the protein is encoded by the coding sequence ATGACGATCAACCGACGCGATCTGGCTCTTTCGACTCTTGCAGTCCCAGCTCTTGCCGTCTCCACTCTTGCAGTTTCAGCGCTCACGACACCGGTGCTGGCGGCCTCGGCGGACGAGGAAGCCGTGGCGAAGAAGGTCGAGGCGTTCCGTCTCGCGCAGATCGCGGCCGATCCCAAGGCGCTCGGCGCCCTCTGCGCCGACGAGGTGAGCTACAGCCATTCCAGCGGCAAGGTCGAGGACAAGGCGACCTTCGTCGCCAACGCCACCGACGGCAAATCCAAATTCCTGTCGATCGAGTACAAGGACCCGACCATCAAGGTCGTCGGCCCCGCCGCGATCGTGCGCTTCCACTGGGTGGCGGAACAGGAGATGGCGGCCGATGGGAAAAAAGTGCCGACCAACCTTCACATCCTGATGAACTGGCAGAAGCAGGGCGACGATTGGAAGCTGCTCTCGCGGTCTGCGACGAAGTTGTGA
- a CDS encoding HAD family phosphatase, whose protein sequence is MIEAIGRALLFDIDGTLANTDPLHLKAFNQVLGPRGHVFDHARFSRELQGFANVSIGERFLPDEAPERRAMILDEKEEVFRTLVAGQIEPLPGLMALLDRADAAGIPMVAVTNAPRLNAELLLSGLGITHRFKALVIGAELSHGKPHPLPYQEGLRFAGASAMASIAFEDSRTGVQSAAAAGIPTIGIRTSLSHADLVAAGAIASASAFDDPDLLARLAAAMAW, encoded by the coding sequence ATGATTGAGGCTATCGGCAGGGCGTTGCTGTTCGACATCGACGGTACGCTCGCCAACACCGATCCGCTGCACCTGAAGGCCTTCAATCAGGTGCTCGGCCCTCGCGGCCACGTCTTCGATCACGCGCGCTTCTCCCGAGAGCTGCAAGGCTTCGCGAATGTATCGATCGGCGAGCGCTTTCTGCCCGACGAGGCGCCCGAACGGCGTGCCATGATCCTCGATGAGAAGGAGGAAGTCTTCCGCACACTTGTCGCCGGGCAGATCGAGCCGCTGCCGGGCCTGATGGCGCTGCTCGACAGGGCGGATGCGGCCGGTATTCCCATGGTGGCCGTGACCAACGCCCCGCGACTCAATGCGGAGCTGCTGCTGTCCGGCCTCGGCATCACGCACCGCTTCAAGGCGCTCGTGATCGGCGCCGAGCTGTCGCACGGCAAGCCGCATCCGCTGCCTTATCAGGAAGGGTTGCGCTTTGCCGGCGCCAGCGCGATGGCCTCGATCGCGTTCGAGGACTCCCGCACCGGTGTGCAATCGGCCGCAGCGGCCGGTATTCCGACAATTGGCATCAGGACCAGCCTCAGCCATGCTGATCTCGTCGCCGCCGGGGCTATCGCTTCCGCCAGCGCCTTCGACGATCCGGACCTGCTCGCGCGCCTCGCTGCCGCAATGGCGTGGTGA
- a CDS encoding DeoR/GlpR family DNA-binding transcription regulator: MTGLTHRQAEILNIARASGRVMVEELARRFEVSAQTIRKDLNDLCERRSLTRIHGGAIIASGVENLAYEARRFVAADEKKAIGAAAASLIPNGCSLFINIGTTTEEVASALTSHEDLLVITNNLNVAMLLYRHPRIEVVVAGGTVRRADGAVVGSTATQLIGQFKVDYAIIGASAIDEEGALLDFDYREVQVAQAIIANARSVMLVADSTKLRRSAPVRIAHISQIQTFVTDQELPERLATICHGKGIEVMAAMPKGADVDEAQGEAQEAPEGAPVVRLR, translated from the coding sequence GTGACCGGACTGACCCATCGCCAAGCCGAAATCCTCAACATCGCGCGAGCCTCGGGCCGCGTCATGGTCGAGGAGTTGGCGCGCCGGTTCGAGGTCTCGGCGCAGACCATCCGCAAGGATCTCAACGACCTCTGCGAGCGCCGCTCGCTGACCCGCATCCATGGCGGCGCCATCATCGCCTCCGGCGTCGAAAACCTCGCCTATGAGGCACGGCGTTTCGTCGCCGCCGACGAGAAGAAGGCGATTGGAGCCGCGGCCGCATCGCTGATCCCGAACGGCTGCTCGCTCTTCATCAATATCGGCACCACGACCGAGGAGGTCGCGAGCGCGCTGACCTCGCACGAGGACCTCCTCGTCATCACCAACAATCTGAACGTTGCCATGCTGCTCTACCGCCATCCCCGCATCGAGGTGGTGGTCGCCGGCGGCACGGTACGACGCGCCGACGGCGCCGTGGTCGGCTCGACCGCGACGCAGCTGATCGGCCAGTTCAAGGTCGACTACGCCATCATCGGCGCGTCAGCGATCGACGAGGAGGGCGCGCTGCTCGACTTCGACTATCGCGAGGTGCAGGTGGCGCAGGCCATCATCGCCAATGCCCGCAGCGTCATGCTGGTCGCCGATTCCACAAAACTCCGGCGCAGCGCGCCGGTGCGCATCGCCCATATCAGCCAGATCCAGACCTTCGTCACCGACCAGGAATTGCCCGAGCGCCTCGCCACCATCTGCCACGGCAAGGGCATCGAGGTGATGGCGGCGATGCCGAAGGGAGCCGATGTTGATGAGGCTCAAGGCGAGGCACAAGAAGCGCCCGAGGGCGCGCCGGTGGTGCGGCTGAGGTAG
- a CDS encoding type II toxin-antitoxin system VapC family toxin, translating to MFLLDTNVISELRRPDKADRNVVAWANAIPAANFFMSAISILEVELGARLIERKDAAQGAVLRTWIDGQILVRFEGRILAIDTAVAQRCAQLHVPNPRAERDALIAATALVHGLTVVTRNVGDFEPTGVPLLNPWDAA from the coding sequence ATGTTTCTGCTGGACACCAATGTCATTTCCGAACTGAGGCGGCCAGATAAAGCTGATCGCAACGTCGTCGCATGGGCCAATGCAATTCCCGCGGCGAATTTTTTCATGTCCGCCATCTCTATCCTTGAAGTTGAACTGGGCGCGCGCTTGATCGAGCGCAAAGACGCGGCGCAAGGTGCCGTCCTGCGCACCTGGATCGATGGCCAAATTCTGGTTCGCTTTGAGGGGCGGATCCTGGCCATCGATACGGCCGTGGCGCAGCGCTGTGCGCAACTCCACGTTCCCAATCCTCGGGCGGAACGCGATGCTCTCATCGCAGCGACCGCGCTTGTTCACGGCTTAACGGTTGTCACGCGCAATGTGGGGGATTTCGAACCAACGGGCGTCCCGCTACTCAATCCATGGGACGCCGCATGA
- a CDS encoding type II toxin-antitoxin system Phd/YefM family antitoxin — MVTTLTSREFNQDTSGAKKAASQGPVFITDRGRPAHVLLSIEDYLRLSGGHMSLAEALAQASADFDFDPPRMAGEIRAADLD, encoded by the coding sequence ATGGTGACAACGCTAACCAGTCGAGAATTCAATCAGGACACCAGCGGCGCGAAAAAGGCCGCATCGCAGGGCCCCGTCTTTATTACGGACCGCGGCCGTCCGGCCCACGTCCTGCTGTCAATCGAGGATTATTTGCGTCTGAGCGGCGGGCACATGAGCCTTGCCGAAGCTCTTGCGCAAGCGAGCGCGGACTTCGATTTCGATCCGCCTCGCATGGCAGGTGAGATTAGGGCTGCCGATCTCGACTGA
- the glpD gene encoding glycerol-3-phosphate dehydrogenase, whose translation MRLLERIFDLAIIGGGVNGCGIARDAVGRGNTVFLCEMNDLASGTSSWSTKLVHGGLRYLEYYEFRLVREALIEREILWGIAPHIIRPLRFVLPHHAGLRPAWLLRLGLFLYDHIGGRHLLPATRSVDLGRDEVGRPLIPNRYGRAFEYSDCFVDDARLVVLNARDAADKGAEIRTRTRATDIKQSDGIWTVGMIDTLTGARSSIQARALVNAGGPWVEDVLGRGAGVNAKAKVRLVQGSHIVVKKLYDHDRAYMFQNADGRIIFVIPYQDDFTLIGTTDRDYDGDPAKVKATAEEIQYLCTAASEYLAKPVTPDDVVWTYSGVRPLYDDGASEAKAATRDYVFELDTPGGVPLLSIYGGKITTYRRLAEEALERLAPYLRSAKAREGWTGKWPLPGGDMSVSDVDGLIAELQRGYPFLSHEHARRLARAYGTRAIKLLGDAKSAADLGQAFGATLTEREVRYLMANEWAVTADDVVWRRSKLGLRLSADEIAALDDWIRTHAVQQSPLLEAGGRS comes from the coding sequence ATGCGTCTGTTGGAGCGTATTTTTGACCTCGCCATTATTGGAGGCGGTGTTAACGGCTGTGGCATCGCGCGCGACGCGGTGGGCCGCGGCAACACGGTTTTCCTGTGCGAAATGAACGATCTGGCGAGCGGGACCTCGTCCTGGTCGACCAAGCTGGTGCATGGCGGCCTGCGCTATCTCGAATATTACGAGTTTCGGCTGGTCCGCGAGGCGCTGATCGAGCGCGAGATTCTCTGGGGCATCGCGCCCCACATCATCCGCCCCCTGCGTTTCGTCTTGCCGCACCATGCGGGCTTAAGGCCAGCCTGGCTGCTGCGCCTCGGCCTCTTCCTCTATGACCACATCGGCGGCCGTCATCTGTTGCCGGCGACGCGCTCGGTCGACCTTGGGCGTGACGAGGTCGGCCGGCCGCTGATCCCCAACCGCTACGGCCGCGCATTCGAATATTCCGACTGCTTCGTCGACGACGCCCGTCTCGTCGTGCTCAACGCGCGCGATGCCGCCGACAAGGGCGCCGAGATCCGCACCCGCACGCGCGCAACGGATATCAAACAATCAGACGGCATCTGGACCGTCGGCATGATCGACACGCTGACAGGCGCGCGCTCGTCGATCCAGGCCCGTGCGCTGGTCAATGCCGGCGGGCCCTGGGTCGAGGATGTGCTCGGCCGCGGCGCCGGCGTCAACGCGAAAGCCAAGGTACGCCTGGTGCAGGGCTCGCACATCGTCGTGAAAAAACTCTATGACCACGACCGCGCCTACATGTTCCAGAACGCCGACGGCCGCATCATCTTCGTGATCCCCTACCAGGACGATTTCACGCTGATCGGCACCACCGATCGCGACTATGACGGCGATCCCGCCAAGGTGAAGGCGACGGCCGAGGAGATCCAGTATCTCTGTACGGCGGCAAGCGAATATCTGGCCAAGCCTGTCACGCCCGATGACGTGGTCTGGACCTATTCCGGCGTGCGTCCGCTCTATGACGACGGCGCCAGCGAAGCCAAGGCCGCGACGCGCGACTATGTGTTCGAGCTCGACACGCCCGGCGGCGTGCCGCTGCTGTCGATCTACGGCGGCAAGATCACGACCTACCGCCGTCTCGCCGAGGAGGCGCTGGAGCGGCTCGCGCCCTATCTTCGCAGTGCGAAAGCGCGCGAAGGCTGGACCGGCAAATGGCCGCTGCCCGGCGGCGACATGAGCGTGTCCGATGTCGACGGCCTGATCGCGGAGCTTCAGCGCGGTTATCCCTTCCTCAGCCACGAGCATGCGCGGCGCCTCGCGCGCGCCTATGGCACGAGGGCGATCAAGCTGCTTGGGGATGCTAAATCGGCGGCCGATCTCGGCCAGGCCTTCGGCGCGACGCTGACCGAGCGCGAAGTCCGCTATCTCATGGCCAACGAATGGGCCGTCACCGCCGACGACGTCGTCTGGCGCCGTTCCAAGCTCGGCCTGCGACTAAGTGCCGACGAGATCGCGGCGCTTGACGACTGGATCAGGACCCACGCCGTGCAGCAAAGTCCCCTGCTGGAAGCAGGAGGACGCTCATGA
- a CDS encoding ABC transporter ATP-binding protein has product MTVTLDHVTRTVDGIPHIRDVSLTLESGTLNVLLGPTLSGKTSIMRLLAGLDKPTSGKLLVNGKDVTGVDVRQRSVAMVYQQFINYPSLSVYENIASPLRVQGKPRAEIEARVAEAARLLRLEPFLKRTPLQLSGGQQQRTAMARALVKGADLVLLDEPLANLDYKLREELRTELPRIFEASGAIFVYATTEPTEALLLGGNTVCMWEGKALQIGETPSVYRRPQTLRVAQVFSDPPLNLVGIEKKNGSVQYAGGIAAPASGLYSSLADGAYRVGFRAHQLALANGETDRHAFHATVTVTEITGSESFVHLTRDGSNWVAVLHGVHEFEPGQTLDAVLDPNDVFVFDAADRLVAAPGPIAFSSEVPSGSREENASKKKA; this is encoded by the coding sequence ATGACCGTGACACTCGATCACGTGACCCGGACTGTCGACGGCATCCCACACATCCGCGACGTCTCGCTGACGCTCGAGAGCGGCACGCTCAACGTGCTGCTCGGGCCGACGCTGTCGGGCAAGACCTCGATCATGCGGCTGCTCGCTGGCCTCGACAAGCCGACATCGGGCAAGCTGCTGGTCAATGGCAAGGACGTCACCGGTGTTGACGTGCGCCAGCGCTCGGTCGCCATGGTCTATCAGCAGTTCATCAACTACCCCTCGCTGTCGGTCTACGAGAACATCGCTTCGCCCTTGCGCGTGCAGGGCAAGCCGCGCGCCGAGATCGAGGCGCGGGTCGCGGAAGCCGCCCGGCTGCTCCGGCTCGAGCCGTTCCTGAAGCGCACGCCGCTCCAGCTTTCCGGCGGCCAGCAGCAGCGAACCGCTATGGCGCGCGCGCTGGTGAAGGGCGCTGACCTCGTGCTGCTCGACGAGCCGCTCGCCAATCTCGACTACAAGCTGCGCGAGGAGCTGCGCACCGAATTGCCGCGCATCTTCGAGGCGTCCGGCGCGATCTTCGTTTATGCAACCACCGAGCCGACCGAGGCGCTGCTGCTCGGCGGCAACACGGTGTGCATGTGGGAGGGGAAGGCGCTCCAGATCGGCGAGACGCCGAGCGTTTACCGGCGGCCGCAGACCTTGCGGGTCGCGCAGGTATTCTCTGATCCGCCGCTCAATCTCGTCGGCATCGAGAAGAAGAACGGCTCCGTGCAATATGCGGGTGGCATTGCCGCGCCGGCGTCTGGTCTCTATTCCTCGCTCGCGGACGGCGCTTATCGCGTCGGATTTCGCGCCCATCAGCTCGCGCTTGCCAATGGCGAGACTGACCGCCACGCCTTCCATGCCACGGTAACGGTGACCGAGATCACCGGTTCGGAGAGTTTCGTGCATCTGACCCGCGACGGATCGAACTGGGTGGCCGTGCTGCACGGCGTGCACGAGTTCGAGCCCGGCCAGACACTCGATGCCGTGCTCGATCCCAACGACGTCTTCGTTTTCGATGCGGCAGACCGTTTGGTCGCCGCTCCCGGTCCCATAGCGTTTTCAAGCGAAGTGCCGAGCGGTTCGCGTGAAGAAAACGCGTCAAAGAAAAAAGCCTGA
- a CDS encoding ABC transporter ATP-binding protein: MARIDLVDLAHSYGGNDAPQDSFALKPVTMTWRQGGAYALLGPSGCGKTTLLNVISGIITPSRGKILFDGEDITPLSTQKRNIAQVFQFPVIYDTMTVGQNLAFPLKNRGVPKAEIDKRVAEIGRLLDLEPYLNRKATRLTADAKQKISLGRGLVRSDVAAVLFDEPLTVIDPELKWQLRSKLKALHRELDLTMIYVTHDQTEALTFADTVVVMHDGRVVQSGTPAELFDKPAHTFVGYFIGSPGMNVLPAEVRGREAKIGDHVITLNRSYDKLPDGAKIEIGVRPEFVEAVAPAPGLLSAKIERVDDLGRIRFARARLGDAKLAARAPAGFISPDGTAGLKFDPSHVHVYADSLLVEGAA, translated from the coding sequence ATGGCCCGCATTGACCTCGTCGATCTCGCGCACTCCTACGGCGGCAATGACGCGCCGCAGGACAGCTTTGCTCTCAAGCCTGTCACCATGACCTGGCGGCAGGGTGGCGCCTACGCGCTGCTCGGGCCGTCCGGCTGCGGCAAGACCACGCTGCTCAACGTCATCTCCGGCATCATCACGCCGTCGCGGGGAAAAATCCTGTTCGACGGCGAGGACATCACACCGCTGTCAACCCAGAAGCGCAACATCGCCCAGGTGTTCCAGTTTCCGGTGATCTACGACACCATGACGGTGGGGCAAAATCTGGCGTTCCCTTTGAAGAACCGCGGCGTGCCGAAGGCCGAGATCGACAAGCGCGTCGCCGAGATCGGCCGCCTGCTCGACCTCGAGCCCTATCTGAACCGCAAGGCGACGCGGCTCACCGCCGATGCAAAGCAGAAGATCTCGCTCGGCCGCGGCCTCGTCCGCTCCGACGTCGCCGCCGTGCTGTTCGACGAGCCGCTCACCGTGATCGACCCCGAGCTGAAATGGCAGCTCCGCTCCAAGCTCAAGGCGCTGCATCGCGAGCTCGACCTGACGATGATCTACGTCACCCACGACCAGACCGAAGCGCTGACCTTTGCCGACACCGTGGTGGTCATGCATGACGGCCGCGTGGTGCAGAGCGGCACGCCGGCCGAGCTGTTCGACAAGCCCGCGCACACCTTCGTCGGCTATTTCATCGGCTCGCCCGGCATGAACGTCCTGCCGGCCGAGGTGAGGGGCCGCGAGGCCAAGATCGGCGATCACGTGATCACGCTCAACCGCAGCTACGACAAGCTGCCTGATGGCGCGAAGATCGAGATCGGCGTCCGTCCGGAATTCGTTGAGGCCGTCGCGCCTGCGCCCGGCCTGCTCAGTGCGAAGATTGAACGCGTCGACGACCTCGGCCGTATCCGCTTCGCGCGCGCGCGCCTCGGTGACGCAAAACTCGCAGCGCGCGCGCCGGCCGGCTTCATCAGTCCGGACGGCACGGCCGGCCTGAAATTCGACCCGTCGCACGTCCACGTCTATGCCGACAGCCTTCTGGTGGAGGGAGCCGCCTGA
- a CDS encoding carbohydrate ABC transporter permease yields MDKTVNQKAWFLVLPVFLVVAFSAVLPLMTVVNYSMQDTFGNNQFFWNGVGWFKELLDPSSDLGGRFLASLGRNLFFSLVILAIEVPLGIVVALSMPRQGWTVAACLVILALPLLIPWNVVGTIWQIFGRPDIGLLGYVLNAIGIDYNYVSNDIDAWVTVIVMDVWHWTSLVALLCYAGLKSIPEAYYQAAQIDGASRWAVFKAIQLPKMNRVLLIAVLLRFMDSFMIYTEPFVVTGGGPGNSTTFVSIELVKIALGQFDLGKAAALSLVYNLIILIVCWIFYTVMTNAGAERKPQEGAA; encoded by the coding sequence ATGGACAAGACCGTCAACCAAAAAGCGTGGTTCCTGGTGCTGCCAGTGTTCCTGGTCGTCGCCTTCTCGGCGGTGCTGCCGTTGATGACGGTGGTGAACTATTCAATGCAAGACACCTTCGGCAACAACCAGTTCTTCTGGAATGGTGTCGGCTGGTTCAAGGAATTGCTCGATCCCTCGAGCGATCTCGGCGGCCGCTTCCTGGCCTCGCTCGGCCGCAATCTGTTCTTCTCGCTGGTGATCCTTGCAATTGAGGTGCCGCTCGGCATCGTCGTCGCGCTGTCGATGCCGCGCCAGGGTTGGACGGTCGCGGCCTGCCTCGTCATCCTCGCGTTGCCGCTGCTGATCCCGTGGAACGTGGTCGGCACGATCTGGCAGATCTTTGGCCGCCCCGACATCGGCCTGCTCGGCTATGTCCTCAATGCCATCGGCATCGACTACAATTACGTCTCCAACGACATCGACGCCTGGGTCACTGTCATCGTGATGGACGTCTGGCACTGGACCAGCCTGGTCGCGCTGCTCTGCTACGCCGGCCTGAAGTCGATTCCCGAAGCCTATTATCAGGCGGCGCAGATCGATGGCGCCTCGCGCTGGGCGGTGTTCAAGGCGATCCAGCTGCCGAAGATGAACCGCGTGCTGCTGATCGCCGTGCTGCTGCGTTTCATGGACAGTTTCATGATCTACACCGAGCCGTTCGTGGTGACGGGTGGCGGGCCCGGCAATTCGACGACCTTCGTGTCGATCGAACTGGTCAAGATCGCGCTGGGCCAGTTCGACCTCGGCAAGGCCGCCGCACTGTCGCTGGTCTACAACCTCATCATCCTGATCGTCTGCTGGATCTTCTACACCGTCATGACCAATGCCGGCGCCGAGCGGAAGCCGCAGGAAGGAGCCGCGTGA
- a CDS encoding carbohydrate ABC transporter permease — protein MHSIPGRRLIMALFLIFLLLPIYWLVNMSFKTNAEIVSTMTLWPHAPTLQHYKRIFTDESWYSGYINSLEYVVLNTIISISVALPAAYAFSRYRFLGDKHLFFWLLSNRMAPAAVYALPFFNLYSAIGLFDTPWAVALAHCIFNVPLAVWILEGFVSGVPREIDETAFLDGYSFPRFFIKILVPLIASGIGVAAFFCFMFSWVELLLARTLTSVQAKPIAAIMTRTVSAAGMDWGLLAAAGVLTIIPGALVIWFVRNYIASGFALGRV, from the coding sequence ATGCATTCGATCCCCGGCCGTCGCCTCATCATGGCGCTGTTCTTGATCTTCCTGCTGTTGCCGATCTACTGGCTCGTCAACATGAGCTTCAAGACCAATGCCGAGATCGTCTCGACGATGACGCTGTGGCCGCACGCCCCGACGCTCCAGCACTACAAGCGCATCTTCACCGACGAGAGCTGGTATTCCGGCTATATCAACTCGCTGGAATATGTCGTCCTCAACACCATCATCTCGATCTCGGTGGCGCTGCCGGCGGCCTACGCGTTCTCGCGCTACCGTTTCCTCGGCGACAAGCATCTGTTCTTCTGGCTGCTGTCGAACCGCATGGCGCCGGCCGCGGTCTATGCACTGCCGTTCTTCAACCTCTATTCGGCGATCGGGCTGTTCGATACGCCCTGGGCGGTCGCGCTGGCGCACTGCATCTTCAACGTCCCGCTGGCGGTGTGGATCCTGGAAGGCTTCGTCTCCGGCGTGCCGCGCGAGATCGACGAGACCGCCTTCCTCGACGGCTATTCCTTCCCGCGCTTCTTCATCAAGATCCTGGTGCCGCTGATTGCGAGCGGCATCGGCGTCGCCGCCTTCTTCTGTTTCATGTTCTCCTGGGTCGAGCTGCTGCTCGCGCGCACGCTGACCTCGGTGCAGGCCAAGCCGATCGCGGCGATCATGACGCGCACGGTGTCGGCTGCGGGCATGGACTGGGGCCTGCTGGCTGCGGCCGGCGTGCTGACCATCATCCCGGGCGCGCTCGTGATCTGGTTCGTCCGCAATTATATCGCGAGCGGTTTCGCGCTCGGTCGGGTGTAG